The following is a genomic window from Micropterus dolomieu isolate WLL.071019.BEF.003 ecotype Adirondacks linkage group LG12, ASM2129224v1, whole genome shotgun sequence.
aaataaatcagaaatcaGTAAATCATGACCAGTGGCAACAGTTTTGGATACactcaatttaaaataaatttaaaaaagtaggCATGGTAATAAGTAGGGAAAATCACAAAAAGCAGACTGAGAATTGGACACAGCTACCCAGACATCGAACAAGTCTTTGTGATCAGTGTCATGAACAAAATACAGTGGCTCATATATAGTTACATGCAGGAAATATGTAGAAAAAAGACACCAAATAACGTGAAAAGTAAAGGTTAGTGTAAAAAGTATGTTAGAGCGTGGAGACAGAACATGGCTGTTTGGTTTTGGGAGAGCTGCTGGACTAATTTGAGGAGATCAAGGAAGACTAACATCCAGGAGGAGGCAGTAATGCGACGCCAAGGATGCCAACTGCCGTAAAAcctcaaagaagaagaagaagaagaaaagtttCGGGAAGAGCAGGAGGGAGGGGATTCCGGAGTGGAAGTGTAGTAATCCGACAGCGAGCATGACCGACGCCGAGGCGCAGAGCGCTCCACCATCGGCACCTGTGGAAGACAAGCCACAGCCTGAGAGGAAAGTCATAGGTGAGTGTAGAAAGTGATTATGGTGCAAACATGCGTGTGGTTAGTCCGCCAGGAATCTTTTTAAAAGCGACcaaatatagttttattttaagtgCATCTTGTGGAAATGAGTGAAATAAACAGACCCCTTAAAGTTTGTGCGCATTGATGACACACTAATGTGAAAAGAAGCTTTTcatgtgtgttaaatatgttgGGTGTCAGCTTCAGCAAAGTGGTTCCACTTAAGCTAAATCAGTAAATTAACGGTTAATCATTTCTGTCTTTAAGACCGCGGTGTTTTTCGTTTTTAGGAGCAGCACGTGtccacatttttattaaatgttgttaCACAGGAAATTATTCATACGAACATATAATTTGAAGCCAAATATCGCTAAAGAGCTTTAACTAGCGGGAGGGGGGGAGTTTAATATATAGTTAATCCAAAAATAGTCTGGTTCTACATTTATTCACTTTGGCAGCTTCCTTCTTGTTTAGTCTGTATTAATAAGGGAAAACAATGAAGCCACactatgtgtgtttttaagtttcTGTTAACCGTATGAACACATGACCTAAAATCCCTCTTTATCAGCTGTCGCGCGGTCCAACCTGGACGTGCGCGCGCGTGCCCTCACAGGTGCAAATCATTTTACTGAGAAGCTAACGTGGCAATTACACGCGATTAGGTGGTTTTCAAACGAAACCGGTCGCCGCTTGTTCTCACGGGGgcgactttttttttcttttctttttttgtcttgattTTGACATGAGGAACACACAGCCTTGCTGTTTAGCAACCCTCCCTCTTGACCTGGTTTCAAAGTCTTACTGTTAATGATTGACACCCTGAACTCCCATTTCTTGTTGTAAGCAAGGCTGCCATGGACATAAGCATGATAACAATGTATTGTGTTCTTTGAAGGGCTGTAAAACAATGTATCTCTATGTGAAATGTTACTGGGATACACATTTAATCATGTGCTACTTGTTGTAGCCACCTTGGTCCAAGGCACAGTGAAATGGTTCAATGTGCGGAATGGATATGGCTTCATAAACAGGTACTGCATTTCCTCTACATTACTTTCATCACTGCAATTCTAGTACATTTTGAAGTGTTTTTCAGTGTTAATATTCTAATTAAATCTAATTCATAGCCCCACGGGTCAATTTTGCTAACCAGGTTTTAATTTGGTACAGGAATGACACTAAAGAAGATGTGTTTGTTCACCAGGTAAGGCAAAGGGAGTCTTCttgaattaatgtttttatgtgttgatTGAACTCTGATGATAAATTTGGCTCCTCAGACTGCTATCAAGAAGAACAATCCTAGGAAATTCCTCCGCAGTGTGGGAGATGGGGAGGTCGTAGAGTTTGACGTGATTGAAGCAACCAAGGTAAGAATCAGAGTTGATTCGATTGTGTTGCATAACAGTTGTCTGCTAGTTTTACATTTCTCATTCCTGCTCCTCTTTGGTGTCTCTCAGGGCTCAGAAGCAGCCAATGTAACCGGTCCAGGCGGCGTTCCAGTCAAAGGCAGCCGCTACGCACCCAACAAACGCCGCTTCCGTCGGCGGTTCTTCCCCCGCAGCCCTAGGCCTGGTGAACAGGGCAAACCAGCTGATGGCGAAGCCCCAGCTGCTGAGGGCGAGGGCGAAGGGGAGAATGGTGGAACGAGACCTCCGCAGCGGCGCCGTAGGCCCCGCAGACCACGACCGGATGCACAAGAAGTAAGCTGAAGAAGGAAGGGAAACGGCCTTCACTGTATTTACCTGAGATGGAGTGAAAGGAAGTTTGAGAGGGGGTGATTCACTAGAACCCAGagttaaataaaactgaagcatgttttggattttgaaaaAGTTGCTGCATAACACTGTACGTAGTGGTCATTTGGAAGATTTAAACACTCGGGCAACCTTTCTGAAGTTTGAAGCTTTGATTTGTCCGCTTTATCTGTAAGGGTGAGGCAGCAGAGCAAAAGAACGACGTAGCAGAGGGCGACCAAACGCAACGGCAGCCACAGCGTAGATTCTGGCGCCCATACCGCAGGTGACATGACATCGCCTATATTTTGTGCTCATATTTCTGCTCCTAAATTACACAAATGCGGAGCTGATTTCCTGTGCCTTGGGATTCACAGACCGTTCCGCCCTCGCCCGCCTCCTGATCAGGCTGCAGACGACCAGCAGGCTGCTTCAGAAGAGAGCCAGGAGCAAAGCGTGGTGAAGCAGACGGAGGCATCCGAGGGCCCCCCCACCAATGGAGAAGTAGCAGAGGGCCAGAAACCTCGCCGCCAGTCTAGACGCCGCAGGCAAAGGAACTCTGAATCCTCTACCTTGAAAGTGAGTGCGATTATCATTTGTGGTTGGTAAACTGCATCAGGTGCTCCATGAGTGACAGATGACAGCTACTTGGGCCACTTCCCAAATACAACTCAAGACACAAAGTGCAGACTATCTTGAGGTTTTGTTATCTTTCATTTGGAGATGGATTATATTATACTGTCCAGCTTACCTGAAGTCTAACAAAGTTGCAGCCCTGAAACAGGATATGATGTCAGTGGTCTGATATAGGTAGCCAGGAAATACTGCCCAGAGTGCTCATGAATATAAGATGGCAAGTATGTTGTGCTCACTGTCATGGTTTACTATTGATACACTTGCACATATAACTTGCAGAACGATACAGAGAGGTCTGCATCAGAGCCTGGTACCCCCCCTCCGACCTCAAAACCAGCTGACCTTAAATCCACGTCAAAATCACCAAAGGGCTCCCCCAAAACCTCTCCTAAAACATCGAAATCACCCGAGGTAAGGTACTAAAACTGCCATCTTCTACcgtttggttttatttattttacctgaTTTGTTGCTGTTGACACGAGTGTCTCAACTGCCCCTCTCCCCACACCAGGCAGCTGCCACAATGGTCCCGGCACCGACAGAGTGACTCTAGAGAGAGGACAGTCACGTGACCCTTGGCAAGAGGTGGGACCCCACACTGAAGTGGTCAAACGCGGGTGGGAGACGTGGGGGTGTAGCATTGCACTTCTTGGGCTACAGGTTGGCTGTCACAGAGGGCAAGTGATGGACATTAATGAGCTGTTGAGTGAGGTGCATTAAAGAGATGACAAGATTTGTATGCAGAGTCTTCAAGGACTTGTCCCCTTACGCTTGGAGTCTTTTGTTTAAATACAGGGAACAAGTTAAGTGAAAGCTCGAACTCTAGGGACCTGGATTTCAGATTAATAATCCCTTTTTCAGGATTAGACGTGcgatttcttttgtttctgtgcGGTTTGTCTCTCTCAATCCCTGTGTCTCccttgcatttttattttccttattttgtcttttgttcttGTAGGTCCTAGGGTTGGAGGACTGGACCTATTTCAGAACACATGCACTGCTCCCCCTCCCCATCCTCCAACCCACCCCGTCCTGTCGTCCCTCTTGCCCGCTCCCCTCTCAtcttgtcttgtgttgtccTGTCTAGACACTGATGTTTGGAGAGGGATGAGGTAGGGAAGAAGGGGATACAGATGGGTGGTGGGTGCATTTTTAGAAATTATAAGTACAtctttaaaggaaaaaacaggaaagaaTGGACAATCTGCTTGGTAGCCCAGTTATTCCAACCCCcctgtaaatgttttgtctttaattTCCTAGATGGGACTCATCAAGTAGTTTATAGAGGAATCAGCCTTGATTTTTGTTCAACTTTTTTAATTTGGTTGAAGAGGGGGAAAACCAAGCAGGTGTGAGGTTGGTGGTGCATTATGGGAGTCAGTTTAGTTCTGTTATCACCTCAGTAAATTCATACTACTCCCTTTGTCTCCTCAGTTGAGGATAGATtgctgaaaaaaaacttttgttttacttatttgTGTGCTTTTCTTTGGAGGGGATTATGTGCAATGTCAGTActtaaaatgctaattaataaatgtttgcaaaacTGAAATGAGGTTTCAGTCCATATTTCTTCACGTCTGACGATGACTGCTGATTAGACGACTGCTTTTTGACCGTATTTGTATTAATTACAAATGAATGGAAGCATTCTCGGGTGTTTTTCAGTAACATTATTTACAGTCTCTGCATCCTTTTAGTCACATGACCACAGCACCAACATCGACTCTACACATATTACAGGTCCTCTCTGAACATCCTCAATACAAATCTCCAGAAGGTAGTGATACACTCCTTTTTAAAGAATAGACAGCAAACGGCACACATGAGACGCcaagaaaaatacacaaacaattcCTGTGGTTTTAAAAAAGAAGCCCTTTTGATTGCACATCTTTCTCCTAGTGTGTTGGACTTCTGTTTACTAAACCAAACAGCTACTGGAGTGCAAGAATTGAAACCCTTTGACCCTCAATACACACCATATAAACATGAAGTACTAAACTagatttgtttctttaaaagtaaCTGCAGGTTGTGCAATGGTCAAAAAAAAACTCTGCTAGCTTTAGCTGGGAACACACTACATGACAAGGCCAGTTTGGTAATGAAGACTTTGAGGCTCTGAAAGATTTAATAGTCCGGGTAAATTAGAGGGACACCATGTCACAGTTACTGTTAGCGTTGGGTACTTAACCTTGCGTTAAACACATTACAACTATCACTTATTAAAATATGAATGCTGTATGCTAGTCTGACTTAAATCTCAGTTAAATGTGTTTCAATCAGTTGGATTTACACCTAGTGTGTTCCCAGCTTTAGTACAAAATAGGCAAGTATACTTAGCTCAATGGCTGTTTTATActagggtgtttttttttttttgtttttttttaacctccaAACTGAAAACTCTGGATGTCTTTTTAGATAAAGTGCAGGAATTCCAATGTCTCGCCACCTCTTGTCTGTCAATATTGCAACGGAGTGCATCACCATGGAATAAATACAGACCATATTGGCAGTCAATGCCTGAACAGTCCAAACGCTTTGTTCTTATGTGCATCTTATTCCTTGAAACTACAGTAGTCGACTCTTACTTCATaggttttttttgccttttgtcAAGGCTCAATTTGTAACCACTAATCTCATATTGTAGTAGTACCAGCAATGGATAATTCCACAACACACCTTCAACACTGCTTCGGCACCACATGCTATATGAATACAACAACTGACCTcaatatacagtactgtgcaaatgttttaggtgggtgtgaaaaaaaaaaatgctgtacagtaaggatgctttaaaaaatagaaatgtcaatagattatatttattaacaaaatgcaaagtgaatgaaaagaggaaaaatcaaatcaacattTGGTGTGACCACACCATCACTTTCAGGACTCCTTGTTTTTTACGCTGAAGATAGTTCTAAATGACTTATGCTGTATGTTTGGGGTTGTGGTTGAGCTGTAGAGTAAACTTTGTGGCCAATCAGATGTCTCTCTGATGGTATTGCATGACGAGTAAttatctgcctgtacttcttAGCATTTAGGAGAGACCattcattctgaccaaatccccaactccttttgcagaaatgcagccccaaaTTTGCAAGGAATCTCCTCcctgcttcactgttgcctgaaGATACTGATTCTTGTACTGCTTTCGGAACAAAGTGctttctgctgcagccaaatattttacattttgactcatcagtccagaaAACCTGCTGCCATTTCTTTGAACCCTAGCTCCTGTGTTTCCGTGCATAGTTGAGTGacttggccttgtttccataTCGGAGGTATGGCCTTTTGGCTGTAAGACTTCCTTGAAGGCCACTTCTGACTAGACATCTCCAGACAGTAgatgggtgtaccagggtccaactgttttctgcagctctgagcgGATTGCACTGCCGGACACCTTCCGATTGGgaagggaagtaagcatgatgtttctgtcatctgctgcagtaagatTTTTTGGCCGACCACTGCGTCCTCAACGTTGCCAGTTTCTTTGTGCTTattcaaaagagcttggacagcacatctggaaactcGTGCCTGCCTTGAAATTTCTGCATGGAAGACCTTGCTGATAGTATACCTACcttgtgctcagtcttgccattGTGTATGACTTTTGACGGTAAGCTGTGTTCAGCAACCTCaacttgttagctgagtttggctgttcctcgcCCAGCTGTATTCCTCCTACGcagctgtttcagttaatgattgtgtttcaacctactTATTGAACAAGTGATCATTAGtacctgtttggtataattgtttgATCATAACCCTGACGATATGCCtgcaaaatccctgactttgtgcaagtgtacctagaagaattgatgcttGTTGATGTTTTAAAGGCAACTGGTGGTCATGTCAAAAATTGATGTGTTTTAGATTTGTCTTTTGTTCATTCAcactgcattttgttaatttataaatgttctattaacatgtctatatttgaaagcattcttattttacagcagtttttcagcacctgcctaaaacttttgcacagtacggtacatgtcagaaaataaaagtttgcaGTCCCATAAACACAGTTCATCCCAAGCTGTACTCAGTTCCATCTCTCTTCAGCCAGGGACACTTCAGTTGATGATTTCCTCCCCTAAGAAGTCCATCTCAGTGCTGGGCTTGTCCAGGTCCATGTCCATGTCCATCATTCCTCCCACTGAGCGCTGTTGGAAGCTTACTGCGATCTGGTCGAAGGTCTTTCCCCGGGTCTCTGGCACCCGGAAGAATGTaaagatgaggaagaagaggaggagtgcTGCGAAGATCAGGAAGACGTATGGCCCACAAAGGTCCTAGGGAAGGATGAGatcagattaaacaaacatgagACAGGGAGCATCATGTTTGGGCTACTTATTGAGTAGAACATCCACAACATCTACTGAAGTTAAAAAATACTCACAGCAACATATTGGAAGGACATGCCGATGATAAAGTTGGCTGTCCAGTTGGAGAAGCCGGCCACAGCCATGGCAGCTGGCCTTGGACCCTGAGAGAACAGCTCAGCTACAAAGAACCAGGGGATGGGACCTGGACCAATCTCAAAGAAGGCCACAAAGCCAAAGATGGAAAGCATGCTGATGTAGCTCATCCAAGGAACACTGTCCTGTTAggtgggaggaaaaaaaggttTCAGAGTTTTGTAGGTAAAATATCCAGAACACTACAGGATACGGACATCTTTGGAAGACTGACCAATAAAGCAAGAGCCATGGTCATGATGATGGCACAGATGCACATCCCACCAAGTCCTAGCATGTGGAGCGTCCGTCGACCCATCCTCTCTATCAGGAAGAGCTGTATTAagaacaaacagagacagagaggtttTTATCCTCAGTAGGCAATTGGAGCTAAAACTTGCATATTCTACTTTTGTTGCTAAAGTTAGCTTTTCGTGTAGTCTGTACTGAAATATATGATTCATCTAGCAGCTCTGTGGGGCAGACCTAGACACAGAAGTGCTTTGAGTCAACTGctaatagcagcagcagcaacagtgacAGTGCTTACATGCTTGTTTTTAGCTGGTAAAATTTTGACCCTGTTCCCTATTAGTTTAGTGAGTTAGCATGTACAGCAGCGGCTGAAGGGAATGccattagttttagttttaaaacttTGACCTAATAAGGGCGCTAGATGAAATGTCAGGGGATCAACAAAGTTTTCAGTTAATTACAGTTAATCTTGAGCATGACATGAATGTTTGAATCATATAACATGGCTATCTATTCAATAGCTTTGGAGGCATTTgacttaaaaccacaaatgtcaacctcatggtggcgctaaaTGAAATAACAGGATCTCCAAAGTTGGTAGCATTTATATTCTAgacataaattatatattttagtgGTTGACAGACCGACGTAGACAGAACCACGCTGCTAGCATAGCTAAAAATCAGGTTTCTTGAACCATTTAAAAGTCTTGACCTGCCGAACGAAACTTGGCCTATTTGAATGCAGGAATGTTTGAGCGGCAGGCACAAGAGAAAGGGTGACCAACCTGCTGTGTTATCTTATTTGCTCTTTGATAACAATGTTAAACAGTAATAGAGACACACTGCTACACATAGCAGGACAGTTATCTGCATaacactaaattaaaaaaagattgaACATTTAGAGTTACATTCTTTAATGAGGAAGGAGGAGACACATCAAAAAGCTGTGATGAAGGCATCTTGGTTTGGTTACTGACCGAGACCACAGTGAAGGCACAGTTTACCACGCCTGCTCCTATGGTGGCATAGACTGGACTCTGGACTCCTGCCTTCATGAAGATACTGGTGGAGTAGTAGAAAATCTAGTCAGAGGGGTAAACAGATTAAGATTACGTCAACATTATACTGCActgatttacttttttaaagatgATCTTTTTGGGGATGTTGTGGAAGGTGTAATGATAACACTGGACACTGAATACGTTTCCCTTGACTCACCGCATTGACCCCAGACAGCTGCTGGGAGAGCTGCAGGAGGATGGAAATGATGATAGGCTGGCGGTAGAGTGGCGAGCGAAAGAGCTCCAGGATGGACACCTTCCTCTCCATGTCCatccttctcttctcctccttcatCTCTGCCAGCATGTCGCCCACCTCCTGCCTGCCCGTCAACCTCCTCAGGCCTGCACATAGGAGACGTGTAAAGAGTGAGAACTGAGAGGTGTGTAAGTTGTATTAGATTCTCCTCCACTATTTCTTTAAGGACAAATGCTTGACACCACAGCGGCTCTGTTGCAACAATCTAAGATGTTATATACAATACAGAGACAAATCTACAACATTAAGCCTCATAAATGTTATGTAGGGTGACCCGAGACAAGTTAAATAACAAGATAGTGTACAGTAATTGACTAGACAGTGTAATAAACCTGACAATCCTTTTCTTTACACAGGCTATTAGTAAGATCTGCCCAATATTCCTCAGCTACAGTTTAAGACGGAAGGACTTCacccaaaataaaaaattcagtCTTCAGGTCACTTAAATGTCCTCTCAGGTTTTTAggacccacaaacacacacatgtgttTATTGTGGTCATATTTCAACAGcaacaaatatacacaaaacataaatgaaaTGTCCAACAATTGTAGCCAAATCCACAGAAACAAGCAATCAGGAATACATGTTGTACATGTTGTGGACCAGATAGATAGATATCCTGAAAGTATGGCATCATTATAGTTTTGAAGGTGGCTGTTGTACTTCTGAGTACTGTTCCAGTTTTGAGGATGAAGACGATGACTTCAGTCATACTTGTCTTAATTCCCCATCACACGTTTGGGTTTTAGATCTAacttcacaaaaataaaatgatgttgAAATTGATCgcaacctttttatatatatgtaaaaacaTGTCCTAAGACCAGTCTGGAGTTCTCAAGCCCCGCTTACCTCTCTTGGCCTGGTGCTCCTGGCAGCGGATAATGTAGAGGAAGCGGGGGCTCTCGGGGCAGAAAGGCAGAAGTGCCATCTGAAGTACAGTCGGCACAACAGTTAAACCCAACAGAACTGGCCATAAGTCCTCGCTGCCCAGTAACACGTCCAAGCCCAGGATCTGCACAGGGAGAGGGATCAGATGTGAGGGCTTAAGATTTAAAAAGAtgtaaagacattttaagaaaaggctattacaaaataataatagaaaacattaaAGTATTACATGGTGGTTCACCTTATAACATTTTCTCACAAGTGTTTTAAGAGTCAGAATCTTAAATGGCCATGTGATTTTCACAAATTATCCTTGTTTTTATACAGAACAGGTTTTATGATCTGCAACATCACTGTCACAGTGTGCTGTCATACCTGCGCTATGAGAATACCAGTGACTATAGCCAGTTGGTGCAGCGTGCCCAGTGCCCCTCGCAGACTTGTAGGAGCTATCTCACCCACATACATCGGTGTCAGACCTGATGCCAAACCTGCACACAGGAAAGGTTGAATGAGAGACAGAAACTTTCTATCAGGTGTGAAGGCGATGCAAGATTGTTATACAGAAGAAACTTTCAAATACATTTCCTGGgattttaaaataacagaacCGTGGACCACTCACCACAGTAGGCACCGATGATAAGGCGGCCGAGGATCATCATTTCAAAGGAGCGGCAGAGCTTGGACAACCCCATTAGACTTCCACCGATGAAAGCAAACAAGTTGTTTATGAGCATGGCTTTCCTCCtggaaaaaacacagacaagcaTCTTTGTAGTAATTCAGTtctcaaatgttaaatattgtcactttaaatctaataaaatctaaatttgacCTGTTTCATCATTGAAGAGTCCAAGCCAATAGTCTTAATTCATCATCCAGAACATTAAGAGTAAATTTAAACTTGTTTGACTATTTGACAGATTTCATTGCTGGGCGACtggaaaaataacacacattcttataaaatcataaaattatGGTCAGCATACAAATTACTGTTGGTACTGTAAGTGTTAGGGCAacacaatgattttacttacTGGAGTGATGACTTTGAGGTGAAAGCATTCCTCCAAAAATTAATATATGTAGAATACTAAAAGTACACTCTTTAGTATCAAAATAATGAACATTATATTTGTCTGTAGTCTGAATTAGACAGACGCCTACAATCACATACTGTACTTTGATAGGTAGGTAAGAGACCAGTGTGTTGAGGGTGAGCATATCTGACAATTATACATTTCTCTTCACAGATTTTACAGATTACTTAAACAGGATTTTGTCTGGCTCCTTGTTGTACCTTAGATGTGCTAGTGATATCTTCCTGCCTCCAGAGGGCAGTGTTGTACAACAGGTTTAggtttagttagttagttgcTTAATCTGTGACTGAAAGTATAGGTTATTCTTgcataacttaaaataaaacggaaatataaaacatttactaGCCTCATCCCTGCAGTTTGGCATTGTTCCATTtcatttaaagttatttttagaccaatgtcagctgggattggctccagctgcCCCGCAACTCTGTAggtaggataagcggttgatgatagatggatggaccATTACAAGTCATTCCAAAAGGCTATGTTTCCCACTGATCTTCCTCCAATGCTGTGTAGCAACATGACCAGAGCATAGGTGACAGAGGCAGGCGTTTTGGTCAAACTAGGGGACACATATACTGAAAAGCTAAACAATCAACATTTATAGTTTAAAGATCCCGCCAGGCGTGTTTtaagacatactgtatataaatactCTGCTTTGAAAAGTAATTTGAGTCTGATTTGGTCTTCTGGTGTGAAACTCTGCATGCACACAGTGAAGGTCAGATATCCAAGGGAattaagtcttttttttatttaaggaaGACCTTGTCCTGAATGCACCCAAGCTGAACGATGCCACCCCTCGACCCGCACCTCCTCCGCACACCCCTCCTGACACAGTGCTGCAAGCTCTGCTAAAATCCACTTTCCCGCTGTGGAAGCTGTGGGCTGCAGTCCAGTTGGCATCCGGGATGGATTTTGTAGTTTGGTTAAaactatacagtatgtatgctGTATAATATACCGTTATACGGCAATTAAGATTTTGTATGTGTGATACAGTGCATAGGATTTTCTGCTTCTATTGTTCTTGCACAAGTTAATCAAATTGTGATATGTATGTAAACTCTATAGTGTCTGAGTATTAGACTGTCACTACTGAAAAGTGTGAAACCACTGACATAGCTGGAAATACGTACCTGGACCTAAAAATTCACATAGTAGTCGGTTTAAATAAGCTTAGGTTGATGTGACATGACACAGGCAAAATGTAAACTTCAAGTACTAATACCTAAATTAAGAGTGTGTGGCATCCAGGTGGGTTTCCTACCTGCCCAGCCACTCAGAGACGAATCCCACACAGAAGGAAGACATCATGCCGCCAACTGAGAAGATAGCCACGGACAGGGACCAGAGGGAAGTGAGGGTGCCTGTCGGGATGGGCTCTCCATGCCGATGCAGCCATGTCGCATTATAGTCCTCCTCAATCATCTGCGCAGGGCACAGAGGTGACAGTATGAGATGTGTTAAGCAACGGACCATAATCATAAGATATACAATACATGTAAGGTAAATGTTTAAAGATTTCACATCTCTGGGATAGCCCACACGGCTTGTGACCCTAATaactagaatttaaaatcagcTGTAGTATTAGACAAGGATACGGATACGGTACAAATCAAGTTgc
Proteins encoded in this region:
- the LOC123980060 gene encoding solute carrier family 2, facilitated glucose transporter member 4-like, with the protein product MPTGFQQLGGETVTGTFVLSVFTAILGSLQFGYNIGVINAPQKMIEEDYNATWLHRHGEPIPTGTLTSLWSLSVAIFSVGGMMSSFCVGFVSEWLGRRKAMLINNLFAFIGGSLMGLSKLCRSFEMMILGRLIIGAYCGLASGLTPMYVGEIAPTSLRGALGTLHQLAIVTGILIAQILGLDVLLGSEDLWPVLLGLTVVPTVLQMALLPFCPESPRFLYIIRCQEHQAKRGLRRLTGRQEVGDMLAEMKEEKRRMDMERKVSILELFRSPLYRQPIIISILLQLSQQLSGVNAIFYYSTSIFMKAGVQSPVYATIGAGVVNCAFTVVSLFLIERMGRRTLHMLGLGGMCICAIIMTMALALLDSVPWMSYISMLSIFGFVAFFEIGPGPIPWFFVAELFSQGPRPAAMAVAGFSNWTANFIIGMSFQYVADLCGPYVFLIFAALLLFFLIFTFFRVPETRGKTFDQIAVSFQQRSVGGMMDMDMDLDKPSTEMDFLGEEIIN
- the LOC123980061 gene encoding Y-box-binding protein 2-A-like isoform X2; its protein translation is MTDAEAQSAPPSAPVEDKPQPERKVIATLVQGTVKWFNVRNGYGFINRNDTKEDVFVHQTAIKKNNPRKFLRSVGDGEVVEFDVIEATKGSEAANVTGPGGVPVKGSRYAPNKRRFRRRFFPRSPRPGEQGKPADGEAPAAEGEGEGENGGTRPPQRRRRPRRPRPDAQEGEAAEQKNDVAEGDQTQRQPQRRFWRPYRRPFRPRPPPDQAADDQQAASEESQEQSVVKQTEASEGPPTNGEVAEGQKPRRQSRRRRQRNSESSTLKNDTERSASEPGTPPPTSKPADLKSTSKSPKGSPKTSPKTSKSPEAAATMVPAPTE
- the LOC123980061 gene encoding Y-box-binding protein 2-A-like isoform X1; protein product: MTDAEAQSAPPSAPVEDKPQPERKVIATLVQGTVKWFNVRNGYGFINRNDTKEDVFVHQTAIKKNNPRKFLRSVGDGEVVEFDVIEATKVRIRVDSIVLHNSCLLVLHFSFLLLFGVSQGSEAANVTGPGGVPVKGSRYAPNKRRFRRRFFPRSPRPGEQGKPADGEAPAAEGEGEGENGGTRPPQRRRRPRRPRPDAQEGEAAEQKNDVAEGDQTQRQPQRRFWRPYRRPFRPRPPPDQAADDQQAASEESQEQSVVKQTEASEGPPTNGEVAEGQKPRRQSRRRRQRNSESSTLKNDTERSASEPGTPPPTSKPADLKSTSKSPKGSPKTSPKTSKSPEAAATMVPAPTE